Proteins encoded together in one Balaenoptera musculus isolate JJ_BM4_2016_0621 chromosome 6, mBalMus1.pri.v3, whole genome shotgun sequence window:
- the LOC118896754 gene encoding LOW QUALITY PROTEIN: olfactory receptor 13C7-like (The sequence of the model RefSeq protein was modified relative to this genomic sequence to represent the inferred CDS: inserted 1 base in 1 codon; deleted 1 base in 1 codon), with translation MGKTNESSVTEFVLLGLSGYPELEAIYFLLVLFMYLVILLGNGIIIIXVCDSHLHTPMYFFLSNLSFLDICYTSSSIPLFLSRFLASKKTISFSGCGVQMFLSFAMGATECVLLSMMAFDRYVAICNPLRYPVIMSKNSYVPMAAGSWIAGDVNSVLQMSLAMKLPFCGDNVINHFTCEILAVLKLACADISINVISMVVANMIFLVVPVLFIFVSYVFILSTILRIPSAEGRHKAFSTCSAHLTVVIIFYGTILFMYAKLKAKDFSGADKGQVTDKIISLFYGVVTPMLNPLIYSLRNKDVKAAVKNILCRKCSSEEM, from the exons atggGAAAGACTAATGAGTCTTCTGTTACAGAATTTGTCCTACTGGGGCTTTCTGGCTACCCAGAGCTTGAGGCCATTTATTTCTTGCTGGTGCTATTTATGTACCTGGTGATCCTGCTGGGAAATGGAATCATCATCA GTGTCTGTGACTCTCACCTGCACACCCCCATGTACTTTTTCCTCAGTAACTTATCATTCTTGGATATTTGCTACACCAGTTCTTCTATTCCCTTATTTCTCAGCAGGTTCTTAGCTTCAAAGAAAACCATTTCCTTCTCTGGGTGTGGAGTGCAAATGTTTCTCTCCTTTGCTATGGGAGCCACAGAGTGTGTCCTTCTAAGCATGATGGCATTTGACCGCTATGTGGCCATCTGTAACCCTCTGAGATACCCCGTCATTATGAGCAAGAATTCGTATGTGCCTATGGCTGCTGGGTCCTGGATTGCAGGGGATGTCAATTCTGTGTTGCAAATGTCTCTTGCCATGAAGCTTCCTTTCTGTGGGGATAATGTCATTAATCATTTTACTTGTGAAATCTTGGCTGTCTTAAAATTAGCCTGTGCTGATATCTCCATAAATGTTATTAGCATGGTTGTTGCTAATATGATTTTTCTTGTGGTTCCagtacttttcatttttgtttcctatgTTTTCATTCTCTCCACCATCCTGAGGATTCCTTCTGCAGAGGGAAGGCATAAAGCCTTTTCCACCTGCTCTGCCCACCTCACAGTGGTGATTATATTCTATGGAACCATCCTCTTCATGTATGCAAAACTCAAGGCTAAAGACTTCTCTGGTGCAGACAAAGGACAAGTCACAGACAAAATCATCTCTCTCTTCTATGGTGTC GTGACTCCTATGCTCAACCCCCTCATCTATAGTTTGAGGAACAAAGATGTGAAGGCAGCTGTGAAGAATATACTCTGTCGGAAATGCTCCTCAGAGGAAATGtga